Proteins encoded within one genomic window of Vicinamibacterales bacterium:
- the fsa gene encoding fructose-6-phosphate aldolase, which yields MKIFIDTGNLQDIQRLVPLGIIDGITTNPSLLAKEPGDYRDNLKKICQIVQGPTSAEVVETEAEAMIRQGRDLSKIDPHIVVKVPLTRDGIKACKQLSSEGLKVNVTLCFTPGQALLAAKVGATYISPFVGRLDDIGTPGMELIRDIVEIYNNYDFKTEVLVASTRGPMHIVEAARMGADICTCPPAVIDALFNHPLTDSGLKKFLADWDKAYGATAQR from the coding sequence ATGAAGATCTTCATCGATACGGGCAACCTGCAGGACATCCAGAGGCTGGTGCCGCTCGGCATCATCGACGGCATCACCACCAACCCCTCGCTGCTCGCCAAGGAACCCGGCGACTACCGAGACAACCTGAAGAAGATCTGCCAGATCGTGCAGGGACCGACCAGCGCCGAGGTCGTCGAGACCGAGGCCGAGGCGATGATCCGGCAGGGGCGCGATCTGTCGAAGATCGATCCGCACATCGTCGTCAAGGTGCCGCTGACGCGCGACGGCATCAAGGCCTGCAAGCAGCTGTCGAGCGAAGGTCTCAAGGTGAACGTGACCTTGTGCTTCACGCCGGGACAGGCCCTGCTCGCCGCGAAGGTCGGCGCCACCTACATCAGCCCGTTCGTCGGCCGCCTCGACGACATCGGGACACCGGGGATGGAGCTGATCCGCGACATCGTCGAGATCTACAACAACTACGACTTCAAGACCGAGGTGCTCGTCGCCAGCACACGCGGTCCGATGCACATTGTCGAGGCGGCGCGCATGGGGGCCGACATCTGCACCTGCCCGCCGGCGGTGATCGACGCGCTCTTCAACCATCCGCTGACCGACAGCGGCCTGAAGAAGTTCCTGGCGGACTGGGACAAGGCCTACGGTGCAACGGCGCAGCGATAG
- a CDS encoding carboxyl transferase domain-containing protein, translating into MDPITHLEDLERRAELGGGEARLKKQHDGGKLTARERIDLLFDPGTFDESDKLVTHRCRDFGMDDPGTQIPGDGVVAGSGRVDGRLVYAFAQDFTVFGGSLSETNAAKIVKIMDLAMKMGAPIVGLNDSGGARIQEGVLSLGGYADIFLRNTLASGVIPQISAILGPCAGGAVYSPAITDFTIMVEDTSYMFVTGPDVIRTVTHEEVTKDQLGGAMTHNQTSGVAHFAVPDDRACLRLIRELLSYLPGNNVDDPPRLDSADPIDREDAALDRLVPASPNQPYDILDLIHAVADEGAFLEVHRHFAKNLVVGFARLGGRTAGIVANQPAFLAGTLDIDASVKGARFVRFCDAFNIPLVTFEDVPGFLPGTVQEYGGIIRHGAKLLYAFAEATVPKVTVITRKAYGGAYCVMSSKHIRTDVNFAWPTAEIAVMGPDAAINILYKRELEKADDPAAARAERVAEFREKFANPYVAAARGFIDEVIYPRQTRAKLIAALAALETKRDRNPPKKHGNIPL; encoded by the coding sequence ATGGATCCGATCACGCATCTCGAAGATCTCGAACGCCGCGCTGAGCTGGGCGGCGGCGAGGCGCGCCTGAAGAAGCAGCACGACGGCGGCAAGCTGACCGCGCGCGAGCGCATCGACCTGCTCTTCGATCCGGGGACGTTCGACGAGAGCGACAAGCTGGTCACGCATCGCTGCCGCGACTTCGGCATGGACGACCCCGGCACCCAGATTCCCGGCGACGGCGTCGTCGCCGGTTCGGGACGCGTCGACGGCCGCCTGGTCTACGCCTTCGCGCAGGACTTCACCGTCTTCGGCGGTTCGCTCTCGGAGACCAACGCCGCCAAGATCGTGAAGATCATGGACCTCGCGATGAAGATGGGGGCGCCGATCGTCGGCTTGAACGATTCCGGCGGCGCGCGCATCCAGGAAGGGGTGCTGTCGCTCGGCGGCTACGCCGACATCTTCCTGCGGAACACTCTGGCATCGGGCGTCATCCCGCAGATCTCGGCGATTCTGGGGCCGTGCGCCGGCGGCGCCGTCTACTCGCCGGCGATCACCGACTTCACCATCATGGTCGAGGACACGAGCTACATGTTCGTCACCGGCCCCGACGTGATCCGCACGGTGACCCACGAGGAGGTGACGAAGGATCAGCTCGGCGGTGCGATGACCCACAACCAGACGAGCGGCGTCGCCCATTTCGCGGTCCCGGATGATCGGGCCTGCCTGCGGCTCATCCGCGAGCTGCTCTCGTACCTGCCTGGGAACAACGTCGACGACCCGCCGCGGCTCGACAGCGCCGATCCGATCGACCGCGAAGACGCGGCGCTGGACCGCCTGGTGCCGGCATCGCCGAACCAGCCTTACGACATCCTCGACCTCATTCACGCGGTGGCCGACGAGGGCGCGTTCCTCGAAGTGCACCGTCACTTCGCCAAGAACCTCGTCGTCGGCTTCGCGCGGCTCGGCGGCCGCACCGCCGGCATCGTCGCCAACCAACCGGCGTTCCTCGCCGGCACGCTCGACATCGACGCCTCGGTCAAGGGGGCGCGGTTCGTGCGCTTCTGCGACGCGTTCAACATTCCGCTGGTCACGTTCGAAGACGTGCCGGGCTTCCTTCCCGGCACCGTGCAGGAGTACGGCGGGATCATCCGTCACGGCGCCAAGCTGCTCTACGCCTTTGCCGAGGCGACCGTGCCGAAGGTGACGGTGATCACGCGCAAGGCCTACGGCGGCGCCTACTGCGTGATGTCGAGCAAGCACATCCGCACCGACGTGAACTTCGCGTGGCCGACCGCCGAGATCGCGGTCATGGGACCCGACGCCGCCATCAACATCCTCTACAAGCGCGAGCTCGAGAAGGCCGACGACCCGGCGGCGGCGCGCGCCGAGCGTGTCGCCGAGTTCAGGGAGAAGTTCGCGAACCCCTACGTGGCCGCGGCGCGCGGCTTCATCGACGAAGTGATCTACCCTCGCCAGACGCGGGCCAAGCTGATCGCCGCGCTCGCGGCTCTCGAAACCAAACGCGACCGCAATCCTCCCAAGAAACACGGCAACATTCCGCTCTAG
- a CDS encoding acetyl-CoA carboxylase biotin carboxylase subunit, whose product MKVLVANRGEIAVRVIRACRELGLPTVAVYSDCDRGARHVRDAGQAVHIGPSPAVDSYLRIERLIDAARATGADAVHPGYGFLAENAGFAAACRDAGLTFIGPSAEAIRMMGSKTGAREIAIRAGVAVVPGTEAPLAADVSDHDLQRHGDGIGYPLVVKAVAGGGGKGMRVVESPEALVNAVRTARSEAGSAFGDSAVYFERRVRTPRHIEIQLLADHYGTVLPFVERECSIQRRHQKVVEESPSTVVDARLRRRLADAAASVAAAAGYTNAGTIEFLLDEDGTFYFLEMNTRLQVEHPVTEMVTSLDLVHWQIRIARGERLAIDPERALTPHGHAIECRIYAEDPDQGFLPSPGLVRAIAPASGPGIRDDGGVLAGFTVPVFYDSMIAKLVAWGGSRPEAIARMARALEEYEVLGIRTTIPFFVWLMRQPDFMAARFDTTYLDRLLAARHGESFSAFDDDDERLVAIAAALDAMWRTGGTARAVPGRPGGAWRAAGRLDAQRA is encoded by the coding sequence GTGAAAGTGCTCGTCGCCAACCGCGGCGAAATTGCCGTGCGGGTCATTCGGGCCTGCCGCGAGCTCGGCCTGCCGACGGTGGCGGTGTATTCCGACTGCGACCGGGGCGCGCGGCACGTCCGCGACGCCGGCCAGGCGGTGCACATCGGCCCCAGCCCCGCCGTCGACAGCTACCTCCGCATCGAGCGGCTGATCGACGCCGCGCGCGCCACCGGTGCCGACGCGGTGCATCCCGGCTACGGGTTCCTGGCGGAGAATGCCGGATTCGCGGCGGCCTGCCGCGACGCGGGCCTGACCTTCATCGGCCCGTCCGCCGAGGCGATCCGCATGATGGGGAGCAAGACCGGGGCGCGCGAGATCGCGATTCGCGCAGGCGTCGCGGTCGTGCCCGGGACCGAGGCGCCGCTTGCGGCGGACGTGAGCGATCACGATCTGCAGCGTCACGGCGACGGCATTGGCTATCCGCTGGTGGTGAAAGCGGTGGCCGGCGGCGGCGGCAAGGGCATGCGCGTCGTCGAATCCCCAGAGGCGCTGGTCAACGCAGTCCGGACGGCGCGCTCCGAAGCGGGCTCGGCCTTCGGTGACTCCGCCGTGTATTTCGAACGGCGGGTGCGGACGCCGCGGCACATCGAGATCCAGCTTCTGGCCGACCACTATGGCACCGTGCTGCCGTTTGTCGAGCGCGAGTGCTCGATCCAGCGGCGGCATCAGAAAGTGGTCGAGGAATCTCCGTCGACCGTCGTCGACGCGCGGCTGCGCCGCCGCCTGGCCGACGCCGCCGCGTCGGTGGCGGCCGCCGCCGGCTATACCAACGCCGGGACGATCGAATTCCTGCTCGACGAGGATGGCACGTTCTATTTCCTGGAGATGAACACGCGGCTGCAGGTCGAGCATCCGGTCACGGAAATGGTGACCAGCCTCGACCTCGTGCACTGGCAGATCCGGATCGCGCGCGGCGAACGGCTGGCCATCGATCCGGAACGCGCGCTGACGCCGCACGGCCACGCCATCGAGTGCCGGATCTATGCCGAGGATCCCGACCAGGGCTTTCTGCCCTCGCCGGGACTCGTCCGCGCGATCGCGCCGGCGAGCGGTCCTGGCATCCGCGACGACGGCGGCGTGCTGGCGGGGTTCACGGTGCCGGTGTTCTACGACTCGATGATCGCCAAGCTGGTCGCCTGGGGCGGTTCGCGCCCCGAGGCGATCGCGCGCATGGCGCGGGCGCTCGAGGAGTACGAGGTGCTCGGGATCCGGACGACCATCCCGTTCTTCGTGTGGCTCATGCGGCAGCCCGACTTCATGGCGGCGCGCTTCGACACGACCTACCTCGATCGCCTGCTGGCGGCGCGGCACGGCGAGTCGTTCAGTGCGTTCGACGACGACGACGAACGGCTCGTCGCCATCGCCGCCGCGCTCGATGCGATGTGGCGAACCGGCGGGACGGCGCGCGCCGTGCCGGGGCGCCCGGGTGGGGCGTGGCGAGCCGCCGGCAGGCTGGATGCCCAGCGTGCGTAG
- a CDS encoding biotin/lipoyl-containing protein has translation MTFEIEVNGRSRSVSIERAGDSRFRVTVDGEVALVDAQRVGAYGVSLLFPDASSRSARVAVAPGPTPGEQLAYLQGRIASLAVNARRTGRGAADSDAATHGEQRVTAPMPGRVVRVLVSPGDAVEARQPLVVVEAMKMENELRSPKSGHVKEVAVVAGTSVEAGRVLLVID, from the coding sequence ATGACGTTCGAGATCGAAGTCAACGGACGAAGCCGTTCCGTCTCGATCGAGCGCGCCGGCGACAGCCGTTTCCGGGTCACCGTCGATGGGGAGGTGGCGCTGGTCGACGCGCAGCGGGTCGGCGCATATGGCGTGTCGCTGCTGTTCCCCGACGCGTCGAGCCGCTCGGCGCGGGTGGCGGTGGCGCCCGGCCCGACGCCGGGAGAACAGCTCGCGTACCTGCAGGGCCGCATCGCCTCGCTGGCGGTCAACGCCCGGCGGACCGGCCGCGGCGCGGCCGACTCGGACGCCGCCACACACGGAGAACAGCGCGTCACCGCGCCGATGCCCGGGCGCGTCGTGCGCGTGCTGGTCTCGCCCGGCGATGCGGTCGAGGCCCGCCAGCCGCTCGTGGTCGTCGAGGCGATGAAGATGGAGAACGAGCTGCGCTCGCCCAAGAGCGGCCACGTCAAGGAAGTGGCGGTCGTGGCTGGGACTTCGGTCGAAGCCGGCCGCGTGCTGCTCGTCATTGACTGA
- a CDS encoding translocation/assembly module TamB domain-containing protein, translating to MRRLIRALGLILAIVVAGLMTSLTIDLGPSLKKRAEKAGSDWLDRPMHMGYLGIHLASGSFEVRDLVIDGLKPGDHPFLTARRITVYLPWWTIFTHELIVDTVEMSDWDMLVEQFPGGKHSFPRVTGPKRPPRTGEPRFKFTTTTKLVIARNGRFTYDDHGTPWRVVCPNLSVSVFKGVDTYRGTAQFSKGSVKIQNYEEFPADFETRFRIEDGKVQLESADIQSRGASTAVTGYVDLRNWPDMLYNVKANVDFPTWKAVFFKDMNFSVTGAGQFAGTFRFFKQPDGTGRELKGSFTSAEAGVNAWRFGNVHGSLLWDNHAFRVTDVTTGLYGGRAKFDYLMEPIGEARPAQAVWDATYADVDLHVITDFLQLQGIRLEGRAAGRNRLEWPLGRFAEKHGSGQIVATMSGAARPMTRALSPDRIATVDPLPPEYGPFNPQHPLGYLPVAGSIGYTLTPQWITVAPGSWAATEKTYVEFSGQTAWADRSTMPFHVTSLDWLESDRLLAGIMTAFGSPTGTIDIGGRGEFDGTMLGAFRRPRIEGHFAGDRLRAWDTVWGHLVSDLVIENSYVDISHGVITKGDARIDTSGRFSLGYPRQDNGEEINADVQMRGWPLVDLRHAFELDDWPVDGSTSGTFRIHGHYQTPFGSGRLQVDGGRGYGESFESATSNLAFEGNGVRMESFQIRKASGAMTGAAWIGWDGTYSFDANGVKIPVESLDMLAFPKTPLSGILDFTATGAGSFGSPRYDVKATIADLFVKDEGVGLVSGTLSLRNDMVTLTELNAQSRRLSVTGQGQLALNPERDVDLTLRFSDTSLDPYLRLAAGFSPFNTIIADGVIRARGELSDIDHLVVETTVDRLQLKLFDYPATNDGPIQLALDQHVVEVRRFKLTGEGTALDLSGSIDLHQQRIALEASGDASLGILQAFYPSLRTSGTAALHAQVRGGLDHPEFSGDATISGGRLLYSALPQSLQDFNGRLVFDAQGIRIVDASGQIGGGRVTFGGRIGLNGFRLGAVDLTAAGDQMHLRYPEGFRSTVDADLTLRGDLTQLVVGGNVTILDGVYTKRFEPNVDIFSMIGGTTPLPQPVSAAAALPVRYDVHVLAPGTLRLENNVARIASRADLTLNGTYDKPVLFGRADIERGEIIFEGNRYRITRGTIDFEDPTGIKPFFDIEAEARIRSTSQSIGSTISATDAYRVTLGVSGSLDKRLNLSVNSDPPLPTVDVIALVFGQPTGDLSNPELRSLSAQATAQTEEQLLRSMFVRMFTNTLTAPLGRAVEQSLGIDTVQIMPGLGSSADPLTPTARLILGKRISNRAYLTYSKALSTTTNGDQVIVLEYDQSDRLGWVLTQTGAYTFAIDFRVRRVF from the coding sequence ATGCGCCGACTGATTCGCGCCCTCGGCCTGATCCTCGCGATCGTCGTCGCCGGCCTGATGACGTCCTTGACGATCGACCTGGGGCCGTCGCTCAAGAAACGCGCGGAGAAGGCCGGCTCCGACTGGCTGGATCGCCCGATGCACATGGGCTATCTCGGGATCCATCTCGCGAGCGGATCGTTCGAGGTGCGCGATCTGGTGATCGACGGGTTGAAGCCCGGCGATCACCCGTTCCTGACGGCGAGGCGGATCACGGTCTACCTGCCGTGGTGGACCATCTTCACGCACGAGCTGATCGTCGACACGGTCGAGATGTCGGATTGGGACATGCTCGTCGAGCAGTTTCCCGGGGGCAAGCACAGTTTCCCGAGAGTGACCGGGCCGAAGCGTCCGCCCCGAACCGGCGAGCCGCGCTTCAAGTTCACGACCACCACGAAGCTGGTGATCGCGCGCAACGGGCGCTTTACCTACGACGATCACGGCACGCCGTGGCGGGTCGTCTGTCCGAATCTTTCGGTCAGCGTGTTCAAGGGGGTGGACACCTACCGCGGCACCGCGCAGTTCAGCAAGGGCTCGGTCAAGATCCAGAACTACGAGGAGTTCCCTGCCGATTTCGAGACGCGGTTCCGGATCGAGGACGGCAAGGTGCAGCTCGAATCGGCCGACATCCAGAGCCGTGGCGCGTCCACGGCAGTGACCGGCTACGTCGATCTGCGCAACTGGCCCGACATGCTCTACAACGTCAAGGCCAATGTCGACTTTCCGACCTGGAAGGCCGTGTTCTTCAAGGACATGAACTTCAGCGTGACGGGCGCGGGGCAGTTCGCGGGCACCTTCCGCTTCTTCAAGCAGCCCGACGGCACCGGGCGCGAGCTGAAGGGCAGCTTCACGAGCGCCGAGGCCGGCGTCAACGCGTGGCGCTTTGGCAACGTGCACGGGTCGCTCCTCTGGGACAACCACGCCTTCCGTGTCACCGACGTCACGACCGGTCTCTACGGCGGGCGCGCCAAGTTCGACTACCTGATGGAGCCGATCGGCGAGGCGCGGCCGGCGCAGGCCGTGTGGGACGCCACCTACGCCGACGTCGATCTGCACGTCATCACGGACTTCCTCCAGCTCCAGGGGATCCGCCTCGAGGGACGCGCGGCCGGCCGCAATCGCCTGGAATGGCCGCTCGGGCGCTTCGCGGAAAAGCACGGCAGCGGCCAGATCGTCGCGACCATGTCGGGGGCGGCGCGGCCGATGACCCGCGCGCTCAGTCCCGACCGCATCGCGACCGTCGATCCCCTCCCGCCGGAGTACGGACCGTTCAATCCGCAGCACCCGCTCGGCTACCTGCCGGTGGCGGGATCGATCGGCTACACGCTGACGCCGCAGTGGATCACGGTCGCCCCTGGCAGCTGGGCGGCGACCGAGAAGACCTACGTCGAGTTCTCGGGGCAGACCGCCTGGGCGGACCGATCGACGATGCCCTTTCACGTCACCAGCCTGGACTGGCTCGAGAGCGATCGCCTGCTCGCCGGCATCATGACCGCGTTCGGCTCGCCGACCGGCACGATCGACATCGGCGGCCGCGGCGAATTCGACGGCACGATGCTGGGGGCGTTCCGGCGGCCGCGCATCGAAGGACACTTCGCCGGCGACCGCCTGCGCGCGTGGGACACGGTCTGGGGCCACCTCGTCTCCGATCTCGTGATCGAGAACAGCTACGTCGATATCAGCCACGGCGTGATCACGAAGGGGGACGCGCGGATCGACACGAGCGGCCGCTTCTCCCTCGGCTATCCGCGCCAGGACAACGGCGAGGAGATCAACGCCGACGTGCAGATGCGCGGATGGCCGCTCGTCGACCTGCGTCACGCCTTCGAACTCGACGACTGGCCAGTCGACGGTTCGACGTCGGGGACGTTCCGTATCCACGGCCACTACCAGACCCCGTTCGGCAGCGGCCGGCTGCAGGTCGACGGCGGCCGCGGTTACGGCGAATCGTTCGAGTCGGCGACCTCCAACCTGGCGTTCGAAGGCAATGGCGTCCGCATGGAGTCCTTCCAGATACGGAAGGCGAGCGGCGCGATGACGGGCGCGGCGTGGATCGGCTGGGACGGCACCTATTCGTTCGACGCCAACGGCGTGAAGATTCCGGTCGAGTCGCTCGACATGCTCGCGTTCCCGAAGACGCCGCTGTCGGGAATCCTCGACTTCACCGCCACCGGCGCCGGCTCGTTCGGCAGTCCGCGCTACGACGTGAAAGCGACGATCGCCGACCTCTTCGTCAAGGACGAGGGGGTCGGGCTCGTCTCGGGCACGCTCTCACTGCGCAACGACATGGTGACGCTGACCGAGCTCAACGCCCAATCGCGGCGGCTCTCGGTCACCGGCCAGGGGCAGCTGGCGTTGAACCCTGAGCGCGACGTCGATCTGACGCTGCGCTTCTCGGATACCTCGCTCGATCCGTACCTCCGGCTGGCGGCGGGGTTCTCACCCTTCAACACGATCATCGCCGACGGCGTGATCCGCGCGCGCGGCGAGCTGTCGGACATCGATCACCTCGTCGTCGAGACGACGGTCGATCGGCTCCAGCTCAAGCTGTTCGATTATCCGGCGACGAACGACGGGCCGATCCAGCTGGCCCTCGATCAGCACGTGGTCGAGGTGCGCCGGTTCAAGCTCACTGGCGAAGGGACGGCGCTGGATCTGAGCGGCAGCATCGACCTGCATCAGCAGCGCATCGCGCTCGAGGCATCCGGCGACGCCAGCCTCGGGATCCTGCAGGCGTTCTACCCGTCGCTGCGCACGTCGGGAACCGCGGCGCTGCACGCGCAGGTGCGGGGCGGTCTGGACCATCCGGAGTTCTCAGGCGACGCGACCATCTCGGGCGGACGGCTTCTCTATTCGGCGCTGCCGCAGAGCCTGCAGGACTTCAACGGCCGGCTGGTCTTCGACGCGCAGGGCATCCGCATCGTCGACGCCTCCGGCCAGATTGGCGGCGGACGGGTGACGTTCGGGGGGCGCATCGGACTCAACGGCTTTCGTCTCGGCGCCGTCGATCTGACGGCGGCCGGCGACCAGATGCATCTGCGCTATCCAGAGGGCTTCCGCTCGACCGTCGACGCCGACCTGACGCTGCGCGGCGATCTGACGCAGCTGGTGGTCGGCGGCAACGTGACGATCCTGGACGGCGTCTACACCAAACGCTTCGAGCCGAACGTCGACATCTTCTCGATGATCGGCGGCACCACGCCGCTGCCGCAGCCGGTGTCGGCGGCCGCGGCGCTGCCGGTACGCTACGACGTGCACGTGCTGGCGCCCGGAACGCTGCGGCTCGAGAACAATGTCGCGCGCATCGCCTCGCGCGCCGACCTGACGCTCAACGGCACCTACGACAAGCCGGTCCTGTTCGGCCGCGCCGACATCGAGCGCGGCGAGATCATCTTCGAAGGCAACCGCTACCGGATCACCCGGGGCACGATCGACTTCGAAGATCCGACCGGCATCAAGCCGTTCTTCGACATCGAGGCCGAGGCGCGGATCCGCTCGACGTCGCAGTCGATTGGCAGCACGATCAGCGCCACCGACGCCTATCGGGTGACGCTCGGCGTGTCGGGGTCGCTCGACAAGCGCCTGAATCTGTCGGTCAACTCCGATCCGCCGCTGCCGACGGTGGATGTCATCGCGCTGGTGTTCGGCCAGCCGACCGGCGACCTGAGCAACCCTGAGCTGCGCAGCCTGAGCGCGCAGGCCACGGCCCAGACCGAGGAGCAGCTGCTGCGCTCGATGTTCGTCCGCATGTTCACCAATACGCTGACCGCGCCGCTCGGCCGCGCCGTCGAGCAGTCGCTCGGCATCGACACGGTGCAGATCATGCCCGGGCTCGGCTCGTCGGCCGATCCGCTGACGCCGACGGCGCGCCTGATCCTCGGCAAGCGGATCTCCAACCGCGCCTACCTGACGTATTCAAAGGCGCTCAGCACGACCACCAACGGCGATCAGGTGATCGTGCTGGAGTACGACCAGTCGGATCGGCTGGGCTGGGTGTTGACGCAGACGGGCGCGTATACGTTTGCGATCGACTTCCGCGTACGGAGGGTGTTCTAG